The proteins below are encoded in one region of Sinorhizobium meliloti:
- a CDS encoding ABC transporter permease: MTIEAESTLPVAIEPEEKHHHESYSALVWRRLKRSWTGLLGLVLVCLLILMAVFAEFLSPVDPKATDVAFAQPQTISFRDKEGNFVFPPRSYPVRETEELDPVTFQPIIGPDYDNPQVLGFFVKGAPYRLFGLIPAERHLFGAVDGTPVHLLGTDKFGRDVLSRILYGSRISLMIALTVVFIVTVVGTTVGMVSGYFGGRFDAWVQRFVELVLAFPQLPLYLALASLIPVTAPTNVFLAFVIIVMSALGWAQMSREVRGKTLALARIEYVRAAIAIGATDRRIIFQHIFPNVMSHVIVAVTLAIPHVVLLESFLSFLGFAVKPPLISWGLMLQDTANYSAIGSYPWILSPVAFVLVTVFAFNALGDGLRDAIDPY; this comes from the coding sequence ATGACCATCGAAGCCGAAAGCACTCTTCCGGTGGCGATCGAGCCCGAGGAAAAGCACCACCACGAGAGCTACTCCGCTCTCGTCTGGCGCCGGTTGAAGCGTTCCTGGACCGGCCTGCTCGGCCTTGTCCTCGTCTGCCTCCTGATCCTGATGGCGGTCTTCGCCGAGTTCCTGTCGCCCGTCGATCCGAAGGCGACGGACGTAGCCTTCGCTCAGCCGCAGACGATCAGCTTCCGGGACAAGGAGGGTAATTTCGTCTTTCCGCCGAGGAGCTATCCGGTGCGGGAGACGGAGGAGCTCGATCCCGTTACCTTCCAGCCGATCATCGGACCGGATTACGACAACCCGCAGGTCCTCGGCTTCTTCGTCAAGGGCGCACCCTACAGGCTCTTCGGGCTGATCCCGGCCGAGCGGCATCTGTTCGGTGCCGTCGACGGTACGCCGGTGCATCTGCTCGGCACCGACAAGTTCGGCCGCGACGTGCTGTCCCGCATCCTCTACGGCTCGCGCATCTCGCTGATGATCGCGCTCACCGTCGTCTTCATCGTCACCGTGGTCGGGACCACCGTCGGCATGGTGTCCGGCTATTTCGGCGGGCGCTTCGATGCCTGGGTGCAGCGTTTCGTCGAACTTGTGCTCGCCTTCCCGCAATTGCCGCTCTATCTGGCGCTCGCCTCGCTGATCCCGGTCACCGCGCCGACCAATGTCTTCCTCGCCTTCGTCATCATCGTGATGTCGGCGCTCGGCTGGGCGCAGATGTCGCGCGAGGTGCGCGGCAAGACCCTGGCGCTTGCGCGGATCGAATATGTGCGGGCGGCGATCGCCATCGGCGCGACGGACCGGCGCATCATATTCCAGCACATCTTCCCGAATGTGATGAGCCACGTCATCGTCGCGGTGACGCTCGCCATCCCGCATGTGGTGCTGCTCGAGTCTTTCCTCAGTTTCCTCGGCTTTGCGGTCAAGCCGCCGCTGATCTCCTGGGGGCTGATGCTGCAGGACACGGCGAATTATTCCGCGATTGGTTCCTATCCCTGGATTCTCTCGCCCGTCGCCTTCGTGCTCGTCACCGTTTTCGCCTTCAATGCGCTGGGCGACGGCCTGCGCGACGCAATCGACCCCTATTGA
- a CDS encoding ABC transporter permease, whose translation MFRFLLVRIASAIPVLLVLSVVTFGIIQAPPGDYSDYIRSQLINQGGASFEEADAQAQAYRKEHGLDKPLPIQYVNWITGIVTRGDFGHSLYYNKPVADVVGERLPRTLALALVCHILASVIGIAFGIIAATRQYSWIDSLLSTVSFLGMTVPRFLMALIIVYILVFHFNVSEINSFHSARYGGAPWSWDKFVDLIKHVWPVVAIATFGGLAYNMRVMRGNLLDTLNAQYVETARAKGLSEGAVVMRHAVPNALHPLIMYQGVVLPYMLTGEIETAIIFALPTVGPAIVGSMWVGDVYVTATFMLVLSATLIVGNIIADMMLAALDPRVRMGGGVYA comes from the coding sequence ATGTTCAGATTTCTGCTTGTCCGAATAGCCTCTGCCATTCCGGTGCTGCTCGTCCTGAGCGTGGTGACCTTCGGCATCATCCAGGCACCGCCGGGAGATTACAGCGACTACATCCGCTCGCAGCTCATCAATCAGGGCGGCGCCTCTTTCGAGGAGGCGGATGCCCAGGCGCAGGCCTATCGCAAGGAGCATGGCCTCGATAAGCCGCTGCCGATCCAGTACGTCAACTGGATAACGGGCATCGTGACGCGCGGCGATTTCGGCCACAGCCTCTACTACAACAAGCCGGTAGCCGACGTGGTCGGCGAGCGCCTGCCGCGAACGCTGGCGTTGGCGCTCGTATGCCACATTCTGGCGTCGGTGATCGGCATCGCTTTCGGGATCATCGCGGCGACGCGGCAATATTCCTGGATCGACAGCCTGCTTTCGACGGTATCCTTTCTCGGTATGACGGTGCCGCGCTTCCTCATGGCGCTGATCATCGTCTATATCCTCGTCTTCCATTTCAATGTGAGCGAGATCAACAGCTTCCATTCCGCCCGCTACGGCGGGGCGCCCTGGTCCTGGGACAAGTTCGTCGACCTCATCAAGCATGTCTGGCCGGTCGTGGCGATCGCCACCTTCGGCGGGCTCGCCTACAATATGCGGGTGATGCGCGGCAACCTCCTCGATACGCTGAACGCGCAATATGTCGAAACGGCACGCGCCAAGGGCCTGAGCGAGGGCGCGGTCGTCATGCGCCATGCGGTGCCGAACGCTTTGCACCCGCTGATCATGTATCAGGGCGTCGTGCTTCCCTACATGCTGACCGGCGAGATCGAGACGGCGATCATCTTCGCGCTGCCGACCGTCGGGCCGGCGATCGTCGGCTCCATGTGGGTGGGCGACGTCTATGTGACGGCGACCTTCATGCTGGTCCTCTCCGCAACGCTGATCGTCGGCAACATCATCGCCGACATGATGCTCGCCGCGCTCGATCCGCGCGTGCGCATGGGAGGGGGGGTATACGCATGA
- a CDS encoding ABC transporter substrate-binding protein yields MKTHRLNMTASLLIGISAFAVQAFASEPTVVPEQPPFPAQGKITYVSRDSILEFKALPEYREPEWVTEKFVKAGKLPPMAERLPKEPMVFKAGNMPDGMGVYGDVMRHVIGGRPEGWNYSAGQTQGWGGIDIGMFECLTRTAPLFQVEADDMEPLPNLAKSWDWSEDGRKLTMHLIEGAKWSDGDPFDADDVMFYWEDNVLDSSVSPLNGATPETFGEGTTLKKIDQYTVEWTFKEAFPRQHLFAMAYGTFCPGPSHILKTKHPKYAGTTYNEYKNGFPAEYMNLPVMGAWVPVAYRPDDIIVLRRNPYYWKVDEAGNQLPYLNELHYKLSTWADRDVQAIAGSGDISNLEQPENFVESLKRAANESAPARLAFGPRVIGYNMHMNFSGNGWGDPDERAKAVRELNRNLDFRKAVTMAVDRKKLGEALVKGPFTAIYPGGLSSGTSFYDRNSTIYYPHDLEGAKVLLEKVGLKDTDGNGFVNFPAGKLGGRDVEIVLLVNSDYSTDRNLAEGMVGQMEKLGLRVVLNALDGKQRDAANYAGRFDWMIHRNTAEFASVVQNTPQLAPTGPRTSWHHRAPEGGEVDVMPHEQELVDIVNKFIASNDNDERTELMKQYQKVATTNVDTVGLTEYPGALIINKRFSNIPPGAPIFMFNWAEDTIIRERVFVAADKQGDYELYPEQLPGKPGESGPIN; encoded by the coding sequence ATGAAAACGCATCGACTGAATATGACCGCGAGCCTGCTGATCGGCATATCCGCCTTTGCCGTGCAGGCCTTCGCATCCGAGCCGACCGTGGTGCCCGAGCAGCCGCCCTTTCCGGCACAGGGCAAGATCACCTATGTGTCGCGCGATTCCATTCTCGAGTTCAAGGCGCTGCCCGAATACAGGGAGCCCGAATGGGTCACGGAGAAATTCGTCAAGGCCGGCAAGCTGCCGCCGATGGCCGAGCGGCTTCCGAAGGAGCCGATGGTTTTCAAGGCCGGCAACATGCCGGACGGCATGGGCGTCTATGGCGATGTCATGCGCCACGTCATTGGCGGCCGGCCGGAAGGCTGGAACTACAGCGCCGGCCAGACTCAAGGATGGGGCGGCATCGACATCGGCATGTTCGAGTGCCTGACGCGCACCGCGCCGCTCTTCCAGGTCGAGGCGGACGATATGGAGCCGCTGCCGAATCTGGCGAAAAGCTGGGACTGGTCGGAGGACGGCCGCAAGCTGACCATGCATCTGATCGAGGGCGCGAAATGGTCGGACGGCGATCCCTTCGACGCCGATGACGTCATGTTCTACTGGGAGGACAATGTCCTCGACTCGAGCGTTTCGCCGTTGAACGGCGCGACGCCCGAAACCTTCGGCGAGGGCACGACGCTCAAGAAGATCGACCAGTATACGGTCGAATGGACCTTCAAGGAGGCCTTCCCGCGCCAGCATCTTTTCGCAATGGCCTACGGTACCTTCTGCCCCGGCCCGTCGCATATCCTCAAGACCAAGCATCCGAAATATGCCGGCACGACCTATAACGAATACAAGAACGGCTTCCCCGCCGAATATATGAACCTTCCGGTGATGGGTGCATGGGTGCCGGTCGCCTATCGTCCTGACGACATTATCGTGCTGCGCCGCAATCCTTATTACTGGAAGGTCGACGAGGCCGGCAATCAGTTGCCCTACCTCAACGAGCTCCACTACAAGCTCTCGACCTGGGCCGACCGCGACGTGCAGGCGATCGCGGGTTCGGGCGATATCTCGAACCTCGAACAGCCGGAAAACTTCGTGGAGTCGCTGAAGCGCGCCGCCAATGAGAGCGCCCCGGCGCGACTTGCCTTCGGCCCGCGCGTCATCGGCTACAACATGCACATGAACTTCTCCGGCAATGGCTGGGGAGACCCGGACGAACGCGCGAAGGCGGTGCGGGAGCTCAACCGCAATCTGGACTTCCGCAAGGCCGTCACGATGGCGGTCGACCGCAAGAAGCTTGGCGAAGCCCTGGTGAAGGGTCCCTTCACGGCGATCTATCCGGGCGGGCTTTCTTCCGGCACGAGCTTCTACGACCGGAACTCCACCATCTACTACCCCCACGATCTCGAAGGCGCCAAGGTGCTTCTCGAAAAGGTGGGGCTCAAGGACACGGACGGCAACGGCTTCGTCAATTTCCCGGCCGGCAAGCTTGGCGGCCGCGACGTCGAAATCGTGCTGCTCGTCAATTCCGACTACAGCACCGACCGCAATCTTGCCGAAGGCATGGTCGGGCAGATGGAGAAGCTCGGGCTCCGGGTCGTCCTCAATGCGCTCGACGGCAAGCAGCGGGACGCCGCCAATTATGCCGGCCGCTTCGACTGGATGATTCATCGCAACACGGCGGAATTTGCATCCGTGGTGCAGAACACGCCTCAGCTCGCCCCGACCGGCCCCCGCACCAGCTGGCATCACCGCGCTCCGGAAGGCGGCGAAGTCGATGTCATGCCCCACGAACAGGAGCTCGTCGACATCGTCAACAAGTTTATCGCCAGCAACGACAATGACGAGCGAACGGAGCTGATGAAGCAGTACCAGAAGGTGGCCACCACCAATGTCGATACCGTCGGCCTGACGGAGTATCCGGGCGCGCTGATCATCAACAAGCGCTTCTCGAACATTCCTCCGGGCGCGCCGATCTTCATGTTCAACTGGGCGGAAGACACGATCATCCGCGAACGGGTCTTCGTTGCCGCCGACAAGCAGGGCGACTACGAACTCTATCCCGAGCAGCTTCCCGGCAAGCCCGGTGAAAGCGGCCCGATCAACTGA
- a CDS encoding alpha-glucosidase/alpha-galactosidase, producing MASFKIAIIGAGSIGFTKKLFTDILSVPELRDVEFALTDLSEHNLAMIKSILDRIVEANELPTRVTATTDRRKALEGARYIISCVRVGGLEAYADDIRIPLKYGVDQCVGDTICAGGILYGQRNIPVILDFCKDIREVAEPGAKFLNYANPMAMNTWAAIEYGKVDTVGLCHGVQHGAEQIAEILGARDGELDYICSGINHQTWFVDVRLNGRKVGKDELVAAFEAHPVFSKQEKLRIDVLKRFGVYSTESNGHLSEYLPWYRKRPDEISRWIDMSDWIHGETGGYLRYSTETRNWFETEYPRFLEEAGRPLETIRRSNEHASRILEALETGRVYRGHFNVKNNGVITNLPADAIIESPGFVDRFGINMVAGITLPEACAATCISSVNVQRMSVHAAITGDIDLLKLAVLHDPLVGAICTPEEVWQMVDEMVVAQAKWLPQYAHAIDAAKERLARATVATREWKGAARREVRSIEEIRAEKEAAKLRAAG from the coding sequence ATGGCCAGCTTCAAGATCGCCATCATCGGCGCCGGCAGCATCGGCTTCACCAAGAAGCTCTTCACCGACATTCTTTCCGTGCCGGAGCTCCGGGACGTCGAGTTCGCGTTGACGGATCTGAGCGAGCACAACCTCGCCATGATCAAGTCTATCCTCGACCGGATCGTCGAGGCGAACGAACTGCCCACGCGGGTGACGGCGACGACCGACCGCCGCAAGGCGCTGGAAGGTGCGCGCTACATCATCAGCTGCGTGCGCGTCGGCGGCCTCGAGGCCTATGCCGACGATATTCGCATTCCATTGAAGTACGGCGTCGACCAATGCGTCGGCGACACGATCTGCGCCGGCGGCATCCTCTACGGCCAGCGCAACATTCCGGTGATCCTGGATTTCTGCAAGGACATCCGCGAGGTGGCTGAGCCCGGCGCCAAGTTCCTCAACTATGCCAACCCGATGGCGATGAACACCTGGGCGGCGATCGAATACGGCAAGGTCGACACGGTCGGTCTCTGCCACGGCGTCCAGCACGGGGCCGAGCAGATCGCCGAGATTCTCGGCGCCAGGGACGGGGAGCTCGACTACATCTGCTCCGGCATCAACCACCAGACATGGTTCGTCGATGTCCGTCTCAACGGCCGCAAGGTCGGCAAGGACGAACTCGTCGCCGCCTTCGAGGCACATCCCGTCTTTTCCAAGCAGGAGAAGCTCCGGATCGACGTATTGAAGCGCTTCGGCGTCTATTCGACCGAAAGCAACGGACATCTGTCCGAATACCTGCCCTGGTACCGCAAGCGTCCGGACGAGATCTCCAGGTGGATCGACATGTCGGACTGGATCCACGGGGAGACCGGCGGGTATCTCCGCTATTCGACCGAGACCCGCAACTGGTTCGAGACCGAATATCCGCGCTTCCTCGAAGAGGCGGGCCGGCCGCTGGAAACGATCAGGCGCTCGAACGAACATGCGAGCCGCATCCTCGAAGCGCTCGAGACGGGTCGGGTCTATCGCGGCCACTTCAACGTTAAGAACAACGGCGTGATCACCAACCTGCCGGCAGATGCGATCATCGAATCCCCCGGCTTCGTCGATCGGTTCGGCATCAACATGGTGGCAGGCATCACGTTGCCGGAGGCCTGTGCGGCCACCTGCATCTCGTCGGTCAACGTCCAGCGCATGTCCGTTCATGCGGCGATCACCGGCGACATCGATCTCCTGAAGCTCGCCGTGCTGCACGACCCGCTGGTCGGCGCCATCTGCACGCCGGAGGAAGTCTGGCAGATGGTCGACGAAATGGTGGTCGCGCAGGCCAAATGGCTGCCGCAATATGCCCATGCAATCGACGCGGCCAAGGAAAGGCTCGCCCGCGCCACGGTCGCCACCCGGGAGTGGAAGGGCGCCGCGCGTCGCGAGGTGCGCTCGATCGAGGAGATCCGCGCGGAGAAGGAAGCGGCGAAGCTGCGCGCTGCGGGGTAG
- a CDS encoding AraC family transcriptional regulator, producing the protein MGNSVLRQLIDRGPAMRTVSLPRGRQSLHTMPTSTGYEIRTDASYDWDGRKRGQTPFTVLQHTIGGAGNLRYENRTHRVRPGETLLLLVPHNHRYWLEEGGRWEFFWISMNGEEALRIHRAILAVTGPIIRLQPDTVEHLADCSLRLIAGGETPGSASAIAYEAAMALYDDVFGSHPVLSEEYRKMQHVIDHILGNLGKPLPVEELARISGLSRAHFSRAFAASEGMPPAEFVLQKRLQRAVKLLTKTADLPVKEVAILSGFEDPNYFAKVFRRVFGASPTEFRTTGMYASVPATGRNARTNESVTTLAAACD; encoded by the coding sequence ATGGGTAATTCTGTGCTGCGGCAACTGATCGATCGGGGACCGGCGATGCGGACGGTCTCACTGCCGCGGGGACGCCAGAGCCTGCACACGATGCCGACAAGTACCGGCTACGAGATCAGGACCGATGCAAGCTACGATTGGGACGGCCGCAAGCGCGGTCAGACGCCCTTCACCGTCCTGCAGCACACGATCGGCGGCGCCGGCAACCTGCGATATGAAAACCGCACCCACCGCGTGCGTCCGGGCGAGACGCTGCTCCTGCTCGTCCCCCACAATCACCGCTATTGGCTGGAGGAAGGCGGGCGCTGGGAATTCTTCTGGATCTCCATGAACGGCGAGGAAGCGCTGAGGATCCACCGCGCCATTCTCGCCGTCACCGGTCCCATCATAAGGTTGCAGCCGGATACCGTGGAACATCTTGCCGACTGCAGCCTGCGCCTCATCGCCGGCGGCGAGACACCGGGCAGCGCCTCGGCGATCGCCTATGAGGCGGCGATGGCGCTCTATGACGATGTCTTCGGATCGCATCCGGTCCTTAGTGAAGAATACCGGAAGATGCAGCACGTGATCGATCACATCCTGGGCAATCTCGGCAAGCCACTTCCGGTCGAGGAGCTCGCGCGCATTTCGGGCCTGAGCCGCGCCCATTTCTCCCGGGCCTTCGCCGCCAGCGAAGGCATGCCGCCGGCGGAATTCGTGCTGCAGAAGCGCCTGCAGAGGGCCGTAAAGCTGCTGACCAAGACCGCGGATCTGCCGGTCAAGGAAGTCGCCATCCTGTCCGGCTTCGAGGACCCCAACTATTTCGCCAAGGTATTCCGCCGCGTCTTCGGCGCGAGCCCGACCGAGTTCCGCACCACCGGCATGTATGCGAGCGTACCTGCCACGGGCCGCAATGCGAGGACCAACGAATCCGTGACCACGTTGGCTGCGGCTTGCGATTGA